The following DNA comes from Oreochromis niloticus isolate F11D_XX linkage group LG23, O_niloticus_UMD_NMBU, whole genome shotgun sequence.
AATCTACTGCCTGCAGTCCCGTCTGAAACTCCGCCGAGCTGAGGGAAGCATCAACGCCGGTGGCTGCAGTTTCAACTCCTTCCTGAGGAGAACGGTCCGTTTCGTAGGTATGACTGCATCTGCAGAACCTGCTGAACATTCACTTGTCTATACCCTGTGACCTGCCACCAGTCTTACATGTCAGAAGTGTTCCTGCAGGTGTGCACGTGTTCGGCCTGTGTGCGACTGCGCTGCTCACTGACATCATCCAGCTGTCCACGGGTTACCACGCACCATTCTTCCTCACTGTCTGCAAACCTAACTACACTCTGGCGGGTGTGTCATGTGAGAAGAATGCCTACATCACCACAGACATCTGCTCTGGGCAGGATGAGCACGCCATCATGGCTGCGAGGTGTTTGCCGTACTTCCTGTTTGTGTCGCTGTTTGAAGTTTTCAGACTGATCATTgaggcatgtttttttttcttcctcttcttacAGAAAGACGTTTCCTTCCCAGCATGCAACTCTGTCAGCGTTCGCTGctgtttatgtttctgtaaGTGTGACAAAGTAAACCTTCCCACAGAAACACGCTCATGTGATTTTAGGTCCAGTGGTCAGAGTTGGGGTTCAGCCCAGAAATGCTGGGTCAGCCACACTGCTTTTAACACATGTAAACTAAAAGCTGATTTTAGACTCGGATTAAAGTTCAATTTTCCATCCTAGAATAAATTCattttatacaaaaataaataagaataaacaatgttcacatttaaaaaatgtctctAGGAAATTGTGTCAGGTCTGCTTGTACTGCTCAGTTTTGTTTGTCTTGATAAACATGTGTTGAATTTGCTGTATTGTGGCATTCTATgatgttagcttctgtttcctgtcagaTGTACTTTAACTCGACCATCTCAGACAGCACCAAgctgctcaaaccggtgctggTGTTTGCATTTGCCATTGCCGCGGCGCTGACTGGCCTGACTCAGATCACGCAGCATCGTAGCCACCCCATCGACGTCTATGTGGGCTTCCTCATCGGAGCCTTCATCGCCGCCTACCTGGTGAGATAAAGGACACACCTGGTGTGTATTTCTGTCTGATGGAGCTGCAGAGTCTGCAGCTGTTGTCATGGACATGGCTTTGTTGGTGTTGTCATGGCGACTGCATCAGCTTAAACTGGAGGCTGTTGGTAGATCAAAAACCAACAGCTCTGCAGCTCCAAGTGACTGAAATCTTTATTTACCCAATACGCTTCAGCCCAGGAGCTTCACAAAGAGATGATGGGCTGAATATCAAACTGAATATGAGAGAATATTAAACCTGCCAGCACACAGAAACATCTGAACAGCACCTAAAATACAGACAGAAGGTCACTGAGGCAGCTTTAATCATTCAGCCTGAAAAACACAACTAAGactttcaaataatttaaagccTGATTTAATAGAATATCATCCAAAGACACCGACTCAGTTGTTGAAACTGGGAGATTTGATTGTTTTTGAAGAGGTTGGAGGTAATGATGTAACAGATCTTGGTGCTGGTCTCTGAGGTTTGATCTCACGATTAGATCAGGTTTCAGAGTATTTTTGAGGTTTGTGACTCTCCAAAGACTCACGAGATTTTATTCTCCTCCGTCAGGCCCTTCACGCTGTTGCCAACTTCAAATCATCTGATGACATCACTCCacccccacctcctccacccctAAAGGCGGACCCTCTCCGAGCACTGACTGAGCGGGGACACGAGTCAGTCTATAACAAAGGCCCTGCCTCTGCCTCAGAGAGTAACGATGAGATAGCGGCAGCTCCGGCTCCCATGGACCGGCTGGATGGCCTGGGGCCCCTGCAGAGGGAGAAGGGGTCCATGGGAAGTCTGAAGAGGGCCAGTGTGGATGTAGAGCTGCTGGCTCCCCGAAGCCCCatgggaaaggagaccatgGTGACCTTCAGCAACACGCTGCCAAGAGCTAGCACGAATGTAAATGGTGTACTGGGGGCCAACGATGCCTCTGAGGAGCCGGTCCAGCCGGTGCAGCCAGTGCAGCCAGTGCAGCGCCGTCTGAAAGCTGTTCAGGTGCCCATGGACCCTATGCGGTCGCAGCAGCTGGTGTCGGAGTGGAAGCAGAAGTCGATGGAGATGCGAGGTATGAGTGTTCGGGACGAGGCAGAGCACGAAGCCAGTGAGGACGGCTCTGAGGTGGGCTCTGTGGGGACTGATGATGGCAGTTCTCAAGCCCCGATCTACCAGCCTGCAGTGCATGCCGGGAGGGCAAACGCAAGTCGCAACCCCACTCCACCTCCAGGGGGGGCCAAAGCTGTGGCAACACCCAGAGCCCCACAGATCCCAGAAGCAGGACCCCCACCGGTTTCTCCAAAAAGTGCCCTAACCCGAGCCAAGTGGCTCGCCATCCGGGAGAAGACAACTGGGGAGGGGTCCGGGCGTGGTGCTGCCAACCAGCCACGACTGATGCAAGTCATTGCTATGTCCAAGCAGCAGGGCCTGCTGCCATCCTCGTCCTCTGGGGAGAAGTCCTCCGAAACCACATCCACCTGCTCTGCCATCTCCTCCACTGCCGACTCGCCACACTACCGCCACCCCTTTGAGCAACCACGGGAGGGGCCAGGTATCATCACAGTGGATGCCCATGCATCCCACTATCCTGTTGTCCAAGTCCCGCTTCCTCCCCAAGCCCATCCCCCATCAGGTAATGGTAACCCATGGGAGTGGGTGGGGGCACCCAATGGGGGAGACCCACGAGAAACCTACAGCCTCTCTAACCTGAATCGAGGAGATTCGGCcagccgcagcagcagcagcttccacCCACGCCGCTCTGCCTCACCATGCGCCACTGTTGACCCTACCATATCCTCAAGCCCACCTCACCAGCAGGTAGAGATGTCATCAGATGCTCAGCGCAGGGAGATGGCCATGAGGCGCAAGACAGCACTGGTTCTGTTGGATCGAGAGATCCGTAACCAGACTGAGCAGGAGAACTATTATAAGAGTCTGCAGGGACGGAGGTTCAAAGATTAGTCtgttacttttcaaaataaaagccttacTCTGAAACTGGTCACTAACAGCACAAAACCTGGTTGGCAACAAGGAGCGTGATGCTATGCAAGCAAAAAGCTGTGAGAAGAGGTTTCCACCCAGGAGATGATGAGCTCAAGGTTTAGGAGCTCAACACTTGGATAGTTTCTCTCCACAAAAAGACATCTTACCTCTAAGAGAGTCTAGGAGGACATCAATGCTATTGCAActatttatttttccaagtgAACCCACCACAGAGCaccatattattattattattattgttattattattattattattattattattagtagtagtagtatcatTATTATAATTCTTGAGATAAGTTGCTATCCAAAGAAATCATCCCAAGAAGGATGGATTCAGTGGTTATAAACAGAGACAGAGGTGTTGTTCACATTTATCAGATGATCTCACTGTTTCTGGTCAGTGATGGTGCTGAGGTACCTCTGCTCTTCCACCCATTCAGTTTCCTGTTCAGTGACTTTAACTTTAGAAAGGATTCAGGCTGTGGCTAAAGGACAGTTTTAATCCCGAAGGAATCCAATCACAAACTTCTTTAGACTGACACAGACTGACCCGATTTTTCTGTGATCCAGAAAGGAACACCTCCATCTGTGCCGAAGAGATGCTGTCCACTGTGTTGAGCCTCTAAGAAGAAAGGAACTCATTCAATAAACAGCTCAAAGTCaaagcacagagacaaactcAAACACTAAATTTTTGAAACACCCGAACAAACCCTAACCCTGCAGCAAACAACATCCCTGTGACAAACAAGGACCCTGTCACAAACAAGAACCCTCCAACAAACCCTGTGACAAACAAGGACCCTGTCACAAACAAGAACCCTCCAACAAACCCTAAACCTGCGACAAACAAGAACCCTGTGACAAACAAAGGACCGTGTGACAAACAAGAACCCTTTGATAAACAAGAACCCACCGACAAACCCTAACCCTCCAACAAACAAGAAACCTGCAACAAACCCTAAACCTGCGACAAACAAGAACCCTTTGATAAACAAGAACCCTCCGACAAACAAGAACCCTCCGACAAACAAAAATCCTCCAATAAACAAGAACTCTCCAACAAACCCTAACCTTCCAACAAACCGTAGCCCTGCGACAAACCGTAGCCCTGCAACAAACCTTAACCCTGCGACAAACAAGAACCCTCCGACAAACAAACATCCTCCAATAAACAAGAGCTCTCCAACAAACCGTAGCCCTGCGGCAAACCGTACCCCGGCGACAAACCATAACCCTGCGACAAACAAGAACCCTGCAGCAGAACCCAACCCCTCCAGTTATGGATTCTGTGATGGCGGCCATGTTGGCAGTCTAAATCAGATTGTATATTTCTTGCCTCTCTGATGTGATGGTTCGGTTGCTATAGTGATTCTcagcatgtttgtttgtttgtgtgtggtgcTGTCTGATTGGTGGAGGTTgtgagtgttttgtttttgcgtGTGAATGATAGTACTTATTACTAATGGACCGACATGAGATTAAATCTCGTCACAGACGTTtaggtttaaaaataaactagGTGATTTTGTTTCAGAGCTTTATAAGTGCGAAAGACGGCCGAAATTTTACGTGCGTGAATATTAATCAAATGTTTCTTCAAAGAATCGCAATGAAAAATGGTGTTAAAGCCATGGCTTCACAGTAAAGCTATTTATTTCTGTCTACAGAAAGTTTATGTTTCAGTTAAACAAGATTACTTATTTGATTGATTATGCATGTCCTGATTGTCCACAGAGATCAACATCTCTATGAAACATCTGAAACACCAATGATAATTAACGTAGCGTTGCTAAAAGGTTTTTTAGTGCAACGATATTGATTCAGAGCAACATTATGGACAACTTGTGGTGTTTTGACCAGCTAAACTGACATAAATAACAGTAAAGTTAATACCAGATCGAAGTTTCTATTTTGTTGGATAAACCTGCATATTCTGCCATCCAAACATTCATGTTCTTAGCTTCTTATCCGGCTTAGGGTCACCTTGTGATTCAAGTTGGTTTAACTCTGTGAGGTCATCATCTGTTATGACCCCAACCCTAACCATTTGTTTTAAGCCTCGTCCACAGATGAAATGATTCAATCTGTAGCAGATGGTTAATCTCTAAAAAGACTTTTCAGTCTGTATGAGGTAGAAAGATCTTTGTTGTTCCCTGATTGCTGAGATTTaagagaaattttttaaaaatattacatatTCTGACAGGACAGGATTAGGGTCATTGTGATCATTTTTTTGCTGTTAAAATCCACTGTTTGTAGCAGACATGGACGAATCAAGAAATACCTTAAAGAGAACATGAAGCGTTACACACATATAGGCTAATTCCCATCATGGAGAcctgctctcaaaaactgacatagATGTGACTCTGTCTGtaaagctggatttaagaaataagtgatgaaatataaagtttaaaaaatatgtttagcACCATCTTCTGTCAGTACGGAACAGCATGTCATGTGGTTGGTTGGTTTCAGGTAATAGACATTAGTTTAGGTTATGACAGAACTGATAACTCAGAGGAAAATAaggaaactaaaactaaaaactaattGTTGTGTTGCAATGAGTTTATGTTAAACTGAGGATATACTGTCCACTTtcactgtctgtctctttagcaGTAAGTGGCTGTACGTTGTTTGGCTAGCTGCACTCAAATCGGAAAATCCAGCCATTAGCCATAATATTCGGGTTcgtaaagcactttataaatgagACCTGTGTGGAGGAGAGCCTGTTTGAGCCACCAGAGTGACAAGCTGGAGTCTCACAATCCAGCTTTCCCTCATCAGGTTGGGTGTACCAAGCCATGCAATCAGCTGGCTACATTGTAGACACTGatgacatcaaatatatgaagcaagatatatggtATTATGTAGCAAAAACAAAATTGATAAAtaactttaaatgttttatattttagattctccAAAGAAGCCGCCCTTTACTTTGTTGACAgtgctgcaaacccttggccttctctcagtgacacctgaaatggtttttacTTCAcaggtaaatggcctgtatttgtatagcgctttacacgttcagtcatccacccattcacacacaggtcatacattgtagccacagccgccctggggcgcactgacagaggcggggctgccggacactggcgccaccgggccctctgaccaccactaGTAAgtaacgggtgaagtgtcttgcccaaggacacaacgaccaagactgtccatgccggggctcgaaccggcaaccttccaattacaagccAAAcggccaactcttgagccacgatcgcccttgTCAGGGTTCGATTGTGTCTCACCCTTCTTAATGGgtttgggaccatcagttgtgttgtgtagaagtcaggttggtataCAGCTGACAGCCCcctttgacaactgttagaattcatattgtggcaagaaccaatcagctaagtaaagagaaacagtccatcattactttaagaactgaaggtcagtcagtccggaaaattgctaaaactttgagTGTGTCCCCAAGAGCAGTCACAAAAACCACCAAGCACTACAGTGAcactggctcacatgaggaccgccccaggaaaggaggACAAAGAGtcatctctgctgctgaggataaattcaccCGAGTCACCAGgctcagaaatcacaagttaacagcacctcagattaaAGCCCATATAAATCCCACACAGAcaccacagtcacctgacctaaacccagtggaggtggtttgggatgagatgcaCCGCAGAGTAAAGGCAAAAgaaccaacaagtgctcagcatctctgggaactccttcaagactgttggaaaaccatttcaggtgactacctcATGAAGATCATCGCGAGAATgtcaagagtgtgcaaagcagtaatcaaagaaAAGGGGGCTATTacgaagaatctaaaatataaaacatgttttgagttatttcacgcttttttgtttactacataattccatatttgtttattcatagttttgatgccttaaGTGAGAATCCTACAGTgtaaacagtaataaaaaataaagaaaacacattaaataagaaggtgtggccaaacgtttaacTGGTAGTGTATTTGGGCTTCGCTAAATACACTAAAGTAGTCCAGTCAGTGAGATGATGTGAGGAAGAAACAAAGGGTCACCAAAAAAAGTGGCATCTCTTCCTCGGAGGCTCCACtttcttgggtttttttcaCATCCACCTGTTTTCCCTGCAGACATGCTGATGGTATTCCCAGTTGTGCTTCAGTAAGAAAAATAGTTAcatttgtgctttgttgtgcATGTAGTGGGCTGTTATGTTGTAAACTGTCTGGATGTTTTTGGGaacagaaattattttgttgCATAAATTAACGCTAATCGCGTCAACTGATTCTGCCGCTTGGTACACTTGGTCAGAGGAAGAAAAATCAGTTCATGTAGGTCAAGTAAACACCTAGCACCTGGCTCAAACAGGCTCTCCTCCACACAAACCCGAATATTACGGATAACGTTTGAGTGCAGCTAGCCAAACAGCAAAGAGCCGCTTACTGCTAAAGAGACAGACAATGAAAGTGGACAGTATATCCTCAGTTTAACATAAACTCCTTGTTGCAGCCAGGGACAACACAAATGACAACCACATGACATCACTGACAGAAGATGGCTCTAAACAACTTTTAACTTTAAgcatttatttcttaaatcctgcttcacagacagagttacatctgtcagtttttgagagcagggctcaGTGGTGTAAATTATGCTTTATATGTGTAACGTTTCATGTCCTCTTTAAAGTTGCATTCTGCTTTTATGACCACCAGAGGGCAATACATTTGGTTTCAAAAAAAACTTTTGGTTTTATTCAGGATTCTTGTGTGATATCATGTGCACATTGCTCAAGACTTGGATGTGATACAACCACGTCACCACAGAGGggtgtggttgttttttctctcacattttaaagtttatctCATCATTTAGCTGGTTCATCACCACAGGTGTAGTGCTGTTTAATGACCGCTGTGCACCCGATGCACACGTTTTCTGCTTCTATCGCTGTTTCAGCACGGAGGCTAACTGAACATGAAGACTTCATCACTTCTTCCATGCTGCTCGCAGCTCTGTCCTCGCTGATGTCCACGTACCTGAGTTACATAGTAACCATGTTACGTCCATAAATGTTGGCTTTATG
Coding sequences within:
- the plppr3b gene encoding phospholipid phosphatase-related protein type 3, which gives rise to MRMMMMMMTSSPSEKMKKKPPKDSLTLLPCFYFVELPIVASSMVSLYFLELTDVVKPAQVGFRCHDRDLSMPYVDGGDELIPLLMLLSLAFAGPAASIMLVEGAIYCLQSRLKLRRAEGSINAGGCSFNSFLRRTVRFVGVHVFGLCATALLTDIIQLSTGYHAPFFLTVCKPNYTLAGVSCEKNAYITTDICSGQDEHAIMAARKTFPSQHATLSAFAAVYVSMYFNSTISDSTKLLKPVLVFAFAIAAALTGLTQITQHRSHPIDVYVGFLIGAFIAAYLALHAVANFKSSDDITPPPPPPPLKADPLRALTERGHESVYNKGPASASESNDEIAAAPAPMDRLDGLGPLQREKGSMGSLKRASVDVELLAPRSPMGKETMVTFSNTLPRASTNVNGVLGANDASEEPVQPVQPVQPVQRRLKAVQVPMDPMRSQQLVSEWKQKSMEMRGMSVRDEAEHEASEDGSEVGSVGTDDGSSQAPIYQPAVHAGRANASRNPTPPPGGAKAVATPRAPQIPEAGPPPVSPKSALTRAKWLAIREKTTGEGSGRGAANQPRLMQVIAMSKQQGLLPSSSSGEKSSETTSTCSAISSTADSPHYRHPFEQPREGPGIITVDAHASHYPVVQVPLPPQAHPPSGNGNPWEWVGAPNGGDPRETYSLSNLNRGDSASRSSSSFHPRRSASPCATVDPTISSSPPHQQVEMSSDAQRREMAMRRKTALVLLDREIRNQTEQENYYKSLQGRRFKD